One stretch of SAR324 cluster bacterium DNA includes these proteins:
- a CDS encoding HD domain-containing phosphohydrolase, translating to MVDFRLFYPQGIDKLHQEFLADPLQRVSSVAYASLEELPHTTEGTTCLIVMRSRDLFQWQSHLTLYLQAGGGIVVLEEGSTLAAEPPEHPSIEWYPLAYLTPTRWNFLLRQFFNRLYDRTRTHSNVSKSDEILSELNELGIALSSEKDLDKLLRMIAAKAMKLTNADGCSIYLIEQIPDTPHEQSNYLANKQICFHSALNLSRDTSQLQAKVLPLDFSTVNAYVARTSQSIRIDDVYELHDSNLVWGGREFDEQQNYKTRSMLAVPMCNERGEVLGVIQLINCKIDGDAVLYTEEDVDQIVVPFSDYHMRLMESLASQATVAVRNASLLESIQILFDGFINASVKAIESRDPTTSGHSSRVATLTVALAETVSSLSEGRFADVSYNPDQFNTIRYASLLHDFGKIGVREKVLVKSKKLYLEEQQAVMDRFHLIRMATELQYTRKQLNYLLEESQENSFQQVELTQQEMNERLLQLDDQLKFIIRCNEPTVLDQGGFDQLQVIAAQTFPHPSTGLPVSYLSIDEAASLSVPKGSLNQRDRDEIESHVTHTYNFLRIIPWSEHLEDVPDIAYAHHEKMNGKGYPRKLSGDKIPLQSKMMTIADIYDALTAWDRPYKKAMPAERALKILGFEAKDNHIDPELLEIFIGARLYDLVKRPEVQH from the coding sequence ATGGTTGACTTCCGACTGTTCTATCCACAGGGTATAGATAAATTACATCAGGAATTTCTTGCAGATCCACTGCAACGAGTGTCCTCCGTTGCCTATGCTTCACTGGAAGAACTACCTCATACAACTGAGGGAACAACCTGTTTGATTGTTATGCGTAGCCGTGATCTTTTCCAGTGGCAATCCCATCTGACTCTTTATCTTCAGGCTGGTGGAGGAATTGTTGTTTTGGAGGAGGGATCCACCTTGGCTGCGGAACCTCCAGAACATCCTTCGATTGAATGGTATCCCCTAGCTTATTTGACACCTACGCGTTGGAATTTTCTGCTAAGGCAGTTTTTCAACCGCCTATATGATAGAACTCGAACACATTCAAATGTAAGCAAATCGGATGAGATTCTCTCCGAGTTGAACGAGCTGGGGATCGCTCTATCCAGCGAAAAAGATCTGGATAAGTTACTGCGTATGATCGCTGCGAAAGCGATGAAACTCACTAACGCAGATGGATGCAGCATCTACCTGATCGAGCAGATTCCAGACACTCCTCACGAACAGAGCAACTACCTCGCTAACAAACAAATTTGCTTCCACAGCGCACTCAATCTTTCACGAGACACATCCCAACTGCAGGCGAAAGTTCTTCCTCTCGACTTCAGCACAGTCAATGCCTATGTGGCACGCACCAGCCAGTCGATTCGGATCGACGATGTGTACGAACTACATGATTCTAATCTGGTCTGGGGTGGTCGTGAATTCGATGAGCAGCAGAACTATAAGACTCGCTCAATGCTTGCCGTCCCAATGTGTAATGAGCGTGGTGAAGTCCTTGGTGTGATTCAGCTCATCAATTGCAAGATCGACGGAGATGCTGTTCTATATACTGAAGAAGATGTTGACCAAATAGTCGTTCCATTCAGTGATTACCACATGCGTTTAATGGAATCTCTAGCATCCCAGGCAACAGTTGCGGTCAGAAATGCCTCCTTACTGGAGTCTATCCAAATTCTATTCGATGGTTTCATCAATGCGAGTGTGAAGGCCATTGAATCTAGAGACCCAACGACTTCCGGACATTCAAGTCGAGTTGCCACGCTCACCGTAGCTCTAGCAGAAACGGTGAGTTCGCTGTCCGAGGGTCGTTTTGCTGATGTCAGCTATAACCCAGATCAATTCAACACGATTCGCTATGCCTCTCTCCTTCACGATTTCGGCAAAATTGGCGTACGTGAGAAAGTACTGGTCAAATCTAAGAAACTTTATCTAGAAGAGCAGCAAGCAGTCATGGATCGTTTCCATCTGATCCGGATGGCGACTGAACTTCAATATACTCGTAAGCAACTGAATTACTTGCTGGAAGAATCTCAAGAGAACTCATTTCAACAAGTAGAGTTGACTCAACAAGAGATGAATGAACGACTTTTGCAATTGGATGATCAGCTAAAGTTCATCATTCGATGCAACGAACCAACTGTTCTGGACCAGGGAGGATTTGATCAGTTGCAAGTCATAGCGGCACAAACCTTCCCACATCCTTCGACTGGCTTACCAGTTTCGTATCTTTCAATAGATGAAGCCGCCTCACTTTCTGTACCCAAAGGATCCTTAAACCAACGGGATCGTGATGAAATCGAGTCACACGTCACGCATACTTACAATTTTCTAAGAATCATTCCTTGGTCCGAACACCTAGAGGATGTTCCAGACATTGCCTACGCACATCACGAAAAAATGAACGGCAAAGGCTACCCACGCAAACTGTCTGGTGATAAAATTCCACTGCAATCAAAGATGATGACCATTGCTGACATCTATGATGCGCTGACTGCTTGGGATCGCCCTTACAAAAAAGCGATGCCTGCTGAACGGGCACTAAAAATTTTGGGCTTTGAAGCCAAAGACAATCATATTGATCCTGAATTACTTGAAATCTTCATCGGTGCAAGACTGTATGATCTGGTGAAAAGGCCAGAAGTCCAACACTGA